A single region of the Hypanus sabinus isolate sHypSab1 chromosome 21, sHypSab1.hap1, whole genome shotgun sequence genome encodes:
- the csk gene encoding tyrosine-protein kinase CSK: MSQSQTIWASGTECIAKYNFSGSAEQDLPFSKGDVLTIISVTKDPNWYKAKSKIGKEGIIPANYVQKREGVKSGAKLSLMPWFHGKITREQAERLLYPPVDGLYLVRESTNYPGDYTLCVSCSGKVEHYRIIYSESKLSIDEEAYFDNLMQLVEHYTLDADGLCTRLITPKLMEGTVAAQDEFSRSGWSLNMRELKLLQTIGKGEFGDVMLGEYRGNKVAVKCIKHDATAQAFVAEASVMTQLRHKNLVQLLGVIVEESGSLYIVTEYMAKGSLVDYLRSRGRSVLGGDCLLKFSINVCEAMEYLEANNFVHRDLAARNVLVSEDNIAKVSDFGLTKEASSTQDTGKLPVKWTAPEALKEKNFSTKSDVWSFGILLWEIYSFGRVPYPRMPLKDVVPRVEKGYKMDPPDGCSPSVYELMKLCWELDPGRRPTFKQLRAKLQEIRTKEMRL; the protein is encoded by the exons atgtcacagtCACAG ACAATATGGGcatcaggcacagagtgtataGCCAAATACAATTTCAGTGGCAGTGCAGAGCAGGACCTTCCATTTAGCAAAGGCGATGTTCTCACCATTATATCAGTTACCAAG GATCCCAACTGGTACAAAGCAAAAAGCAAAATAGGTAAAGAAGGAATTATCCCTGCAAACTATGTCCAAAAGAGAGAAGGAGTTAAGTCTGGAGCCAAGCTTAGCCTTATGCC CTGGTTTCATGGAAAAATTACTCGTGAGCAAGCTGAGAGGCTACTGTATCCACCTGTAGACGGTTTATATTTGGTACGGGAAAGTACGAACTATCCTGGAGATTACACACTGTGTGTGAGCTGTAGTGGGAAGGTGGAACATTACCGAATCATTTATTCGGAAAGCAAGCTCAGCATCGATGAAGAAGCCTATTTTGACAACCTGATGCAATTGGTAGAG CATTACACCTTGGATGCAGATGGGTTGTGTACCCGTCTCATCACTCCCAAACTCATGGAAGGAACAGTGGCAGCACAGGATGAATTCTCTCGAA GTGGGTGGTCATTAAATATGCGAGAGCTCAAATTATTACAGACAATAGGAAAAGGAGAATTTGGAG ATGTGATGTTGGGTGAATATAGAGGAAACAAAGTTGCAGTCAAATGCATTAAACATGATGCAACTGCGCAAGCATTTGTTGCTGAGGCATCTGTGATGAC GCAACTTCGCCACAAAAACTTAGTTCAACTGCTGGGTGTCATCGTGGAAGAAAGTGGCTCACTGTACATTGTAACAGAGTACATGGCAAAA GGAAGTTTGGTGGACTACCTAAGATCGCGAGGAAGATCTGTTCTTGGTGGAGATTGTTTACTAAAGTTTTCCAT tAATGTCTGTGAAGCAATGGAATACCTGGAAGCAAATAATTTTGTACATAGGGATTTAGCCGCTCGTAATGTTTTGGTCTCTGAGGATAACATAGCTAAAGTTAGTGATTTTGGTCTTACAAAAGAAGCTTCATCTACGCAAGACACCGGAAAGCTGCCAGTAAAATGGACTGCGCCTGAAGCTCTTAAAGAAAAG AATTTTTCTACTAAATCAGATGTTTGGAGTTTTGGGATTCTTCTATGGGAAATTTACTCTTTTGGGCGAGTGCCTTATCCCAGGATG CCTCTGAAAGACGTGGTTCCTCGTGTCGAGAAGGGTTACAAAATGGATCCGCCTGATGGGTGTTCACCTTCTGTTTACGAGTTGATGAAACTGTGCTGGGAACTGGACCCTGGTCGAAGACCTACCTTCAAGCAATTGAGAGCTAAGTTGCAGGAAATCAGAACTAAGGAAATGCGCCTGTGA